From a region of the Salinispira pacifica genome:
- a CDS encoding GntR family transcriptional regulator: MNFTKGASIYEQIVEHILEQVVSGSWSAEDRISSVREMAVKLGVNPNTVQRAYAMLQEMEILENRRGVGYFIHAGAEGAAKQRLREEFTREALPWISSRLKLLEIEPEEFTGMLRRELTDGAS, translated from the coding sequence ATGAACTTTACCAAAGGCGCATCAATATATGAACAAATCGTGGAACACATCCTTGAGCAGGTGGTTTCCGGGTCCTGGTCGGCTGAGGACCGCATATCCTCAGTCAGGGAAATGGCTGTGAAACTGGGGGTGAATCCCAACACCGTGCAGCGGGCCTATGCCATGCTCCAGGAGATGGAAATACTTGAGAACCGCCGGGGCGTAGGCTATTTCATACATGCCGGTGCAGAAGGGGCGGCCAAACAACGCCTCCGGGAAGAGTTTACCAGGGAAGCCCTGCCCTGGATTTCCTCCCGGCTCAAACTGCTGGAGATTGAACCTGAAGAGTTTACCGGCATGTTGCGCAGGGAACTGACAGACGGAGCTTCCTGA
- a CDS encoding metal ABC transporter substrate-binding protein — protein MKTHLYVFLIISFLVFPIVSLSAAGGGEQAEENSGMAGYLDIEGLPEFQPVELAEGEKLKVTATTSIIGDVVKNIAGDNVDLEILMERGANPHSYEPTPENVVRLDESHIVFVNGLFLEEAVMETLEAVNPRYVVAVSAGIDVDHDEHDEHDDHDDHDDHDEHDEHDEHDEHDEHDEHDEHDEHDEHDEHDDHDDDHDHHDHDHAGGDPHFWMNPEFVIRWTENIEAALSAVDPANGDEYSRRGGEYRDSLHRVSEEIREGVDRIPAESRKFVSDHVVLGHFADEYGLEVAGTVIPSTSDQSEPSAREISSLVEEIRSEGISLIVLGETAGRGLVDLTRSVAQEAGTQVNVVRVLSGSLAAPGEEGDTYLEFIELNARRIIEGLSTVE, from the coding sequence GTGAAAACCCATCTGTATGTATTTCTGATTATCAGTTTTCTGGTGTTTCCAATAGTCAGTCTCTCAGCCGCAGGCGGCGGCGAACAGGCCGAAGAAAACTCCGGAATGGCCGGATACCTGGATATTGAAGGTCTTCCGGAATTTCAGCCTGTTGAACTGGCTGAAGGCGAAAAGCTGAAGGTTACCGCAACCACGAGCATTATCGGAGATGTTGTAAAAAACATTGCCGGGGATAACGTGGATCTGGAAATTCTCATGGAGCGCGGCGCCAACCCCCACAGCTATGAACCCACCCCCGAAAATGTGGTTCGCCTGGACGAATCCCATATCGTATTTGTAAACGGTCTGTTTCTCGAGGAAGCGGTGATGGAAACCCTGGAAGCCGTGAATCCCCGCTATGTGGTAGCCGTCTCCGCAGGTATCGATGTTGATCATGACGAGCACGACGAACATGACGATCATGACGATCATGACGACCACGACGAACATGACGAACATGACGAACATGACGAACATGACGAACATGACGAACATGACGAACATGACGAACATGACGAACATGACGAACATGACGATCATGACGACGATCATGACCATCACGATCATGATCATGCCGGCGGAGATCCCCATTTCTGGATGAATCCCGAGTTTGTTATCCGATGGACCGAAAATATCGAGGCCGCTCTTTCTGCAGTTGATCCTGCCAACGGCGATGAGTACTCACGCCGCGGAGGTGAATATCGGGACAGTCTTCATCGGGTGAGTGAGGAAATCCGGGAAGGGGTAGACCGGATACCCGCAGAAAGTCGGAAGTTTGTGAGTGACCACGTGGTCCTCGGCCATTTTGCAGATGAATACGGCCTTGAGGTGGCCGGCACTGTCATTCCGTCAACATCGGATCAGTCCGAACCTTCCGCCCGGGAGATCAGCAGCCTGGTTGAGGAGATCCGCAGTGAAGGCATCAGTCTGATTGTGCTGGGAGAAACCGCCGGGAGAGGTCTGGTGGACTTGACGCGGAGCGTTGCCCAGGAGGCCGGCACCCAGGTGAATGTGGTCAGGGTGCTGAGCGGTTCGCTGGCTGCCCCCGGTGAAGAGGGCGATACGTATCTTGAGTTCATTGAATTGAATGCCCGGCGCATCATAGAAGGGCTGAGTACCGTGGAATAA